A stretch of the Ensifer sp. PDNC004 genome encodes the following:
- the clpS gene encoding ATP-dependent Clp protease adapter ClpS: MSDNEVARKVKVKVKSKLERPKLYKVMLLNDDYTPREFVVGVLKAVFHMSEEAGYRVMMTAHKMGSCVVVVCARDIAETKAKEATDLAKEAGFPLLFTTEPEE; the protein is encoded by the coding sequence ATGAGTGACAACGAGGTTGCCAGAAAAGTCAAAGTGAAGGTGAAGTCGAAGCTCGAGCGGCCGAAGCTTTACAAGGTCATGCTGCTCAATGACGATTACACGCCGCGCGAGTTCGTCGTCGGCGTGCTCAAGGCCGTGTTCCATATGAGCGAGGAGGCGGGCTACCGGGTGATGATGACCGCCCACAAGATGGGGAGCTGTGTGGTGGTCGTCTGCGCCCGCGACATCGCCGAAACCAAGGCCAAGGAAGCAACCGATCTCGCCAAGGAAGCGGGCTTCCCGCTGCTTTTCACCACCGAGCCAGAGGAATAA
- a CDS encoding GFA family protein, which produces MARPQRRHRIAACRCGLVAFEAVGEPIVGAACYCTSCRTAGERFEALPEASPVMEADGSTRFALYRKDRIRCVRGSDLLREHRLTPEAPTRRVIASCCNAAMFLEFKGGHWLSVYNQRFAPDEQPPLEMRTMTRDRRAGVEFADTLPSYKTHSGRFMWRLLTAWAAMGFKAPKIDYVKGEANGIPG; this is translated from the coding sequence ATGGCCAGACCACAGCGAAGACATCGCATTGCCGCCTGCCGCTGCGGGCTGGTTGCCTTTGAAGCCGTCGGCGAGCCGATCGTCGGCGCCGCCTGCTACTGCACCAGTTGCCGCACCGCCGGCGAGCGCTTCGAGGCCTTGCCGGAGGCGTCGCCGGTCATGGAGGCCGACGGCTCGACGCGCTTTGCGCTCTACCGCAAGGACCGGATCCGCTGCGTGAGAGGCAGCGATCTCCTGCGCGAACACCGGCTGACGCCGGAAGCGCCGACGCGCCGGGTCATCGCCAGCTGCTGCAACGCCGCCATGTTCCTGGAATTCAAGGGCGGCCACTGGCTGAGCGTCTACAATCAGCGTTTTGCCCCGGACGAACAGCCGCCGCTGGAAATGCGCACGATGACGAGGGATCGCAGGGCCGGCGTCGAGTTTGCCGACACGCTGCCGAGCTACAAGACCCATTCGGGCCGCTTCATGTGGCGGCTTTTGACCGCCTGGGCGGCGATGGGATTCAAGGCGCCGAAGATCGACTATGTGAAGGGCGAGGCCAATGGCATCCCAGGCTGA
- a CDS encoding TetR/AcrR family transcriptional regulator, translating to MSNGAKTRMKRTRKLIVAAASDLFLKHGFLGTNMDEIAATAEVSKQTVYSHFRNKEALFLEVVRSMTGGAGDEFQEQVADPDGDEPIEDFLLDYATQLLTIVMTPRLMQVRRLVIAEVERFPQLGEALHERGPMRSIRRLAVAFRRYGEKGDIRVRDAEVAGGFFNWLVMGGPVNDAMLLGDGAIPTPEVLRAHAAEAVRIFLAAHRPG from the coding sequence TTGAGCAACGGCGCCAAGACGCGCATGAAGCGCACCCGCAAACTGATCGTGGCCGCAGCCAGCGATCTCTTCCTCAAGCACGGCTTTCTCGGCACCAACATGGACGAGATCGCCGCGACGGCGGAGGTGTCAAAGCAGACGGTCTATTCCCACTTCCGCAACAAGGAGGCGCTGTTTCTCGAAGTCGTGCGCAGCATGACGGGGGGAGCCGGCGACGAGTTCCAGGAGCAGGTGGCCGACCCCGATGGCGATGAACCGATCGAGGACTTCCTGCTCGACTATGCCACGCAGTTGCTGACGATCGTGATGACGCCGCGACTGATGCAGGTTCGCCGCCTTGTGATCGCCGAAGTGGAGCGCTTTCCGCAGCTTGGCGAGGCGCTGCACGAGCGCGGGCCCATGCGCTCGATCCGGCGGCTGGCGGTCGCGTTCAGGCGCTATGGCGAGAAGGGCGACATCCGGGTGAGGGACGCAGAGGTCGCCGGCGGCTTCTTCAACTGGCTGGTCATGGGCGGGCCGGTCAATGACGCCATGCTGCTCGGCGACGGCGCCATTCCGACGCCGGAAGTGCTGCGGGCCCATGCGGCCGAGGCAGTGCGGATCTTTCTGGCGGCCCATAGGCCGGGGTGA